One genomic segment of Gymnogyps californianus isolate 813 chromosome 8, ASM1813914v2, whole genome shotgun sequence includes these proteins:
- the FAM163A gene encoding protein FAM163A, whose translation MTAGTVVITGGILATVILLCIIAVLCYCRLQYYCCKKDDSDEEEEEEEEEEEEPDLPTHSHLGTCNACNSRMVDGRGSPAPPPSELNQHGAHNYCPTCSPYGSPFYIRTADMVRNGGERVTYTPACYKEMGPPINMATLQSYPVSRHGLLRESFPNPRAISTEV comes from the exons ATGACAGCGGGAACTGTTGTTATCACCGGGGGAATCCTTGCAACGGTGATCCTACTGTGCATCATTGCCGTGCTCTGCTACTGTAGGCTACAG TACTATTGCTGCAAGAAAGATGACTCcgatgaggaagaggaggaggaggaggaggaagaggaagagccCGACCTTCCCACGCACTCGCACCTCGGCACGTGCAACGCCTGCAACTCCCGCATGGTGGatggccggggcagccccgcgcccccccccaGCGAGCTCAACCAGCACGGGGCTCACAACTACTGCCCGACCTGCTCCCCCTACGGCTCCCCCTTTTACATCCGGACTGCCGACATGGTGCGCAACGGGGGCGAGAGGGTCACCTACACCCCCGCCTGCTACAAGGAGATGGGGCCGCCCATCAACATGGCCACCCTGCAAAGCTACCCGGTGAGCCGCCACGGCCTCCTCCGCGAGAGCTTCCCGAACCCGCGGGCTATCAGCACGGAGGTGTAG